The Triticum aestivum cultivar Chinese Spring chromosome 6D, IWGSC CS RefSeq v2.1, whole genome shotgun sequence genomic sequence ACAATCCACATTATTTCCGAAATCTTAAAATCCGAAATAATTCCCAAATTTCGCATATTTCAGTGAGGTCCGAGATTGTTCTGTTTCCGAAATCGAAAACCTTGATTGAAAGTCTAGGAACAGAAAGTGGCTAAAACTTATGAATTCACTCATAATACCTAGGGTGTTTGTGTCTGTACTGTgcttaaataaataaaaaaggtaTCGCAATCGTACGGAGCTGGAGGTCCTGAGATTACTTGTATGGAAAGGCTGGATATTGCTAAGCTGTCGCTGCATCAGTGCCAACTGCCAACAAAGCAGGATTGGATTGGATTAAGCGGAAAGAAACCATCAAAGGCGGCACAGCAAGGCGTGAGTGGATAACAGAACGGGAACGTTTGCAACGCACGCACGCACTCACGATCGATGCCAGCCAGCCTCCATCTATCACCGCCAGCCTGTCTCTCTACATCTCTCTCTTGGCGTACGTCAGGTATggcatatatatggacttcattcAGGTGGACGTCAGAACTCTGAAAGCTCCCTCCCTCGGATCATCGAGATCTCACCGCTTCATTCCTTGTCGCTGCTCCGCcttcgccttcttcttcttcctctcgcccgcgTCTTCCGTCGTACCATGCAGAGCTTCTTCGGTCGAGGCAGCAGGTAAAGCCCAACAGATTAAATTCCTTTTTGGATCGCTGCTTTTGATTCCTTCATTCGCTTGGAATTCCCTTTGGTTTGTTGTTCGTCGTCCTCTTTCTTCTCATGTCTCGTTTCATTGCTTGATTATCTACTTGTCTGGGGAAGGTGAGAGATCTGAACTGACCTTCACTTCGCTTcgatttgttgttttgattggctCGCAGGAACCAGAGGACATTCCGCCCCAAGAAGAGTGCTCCGGCAGGGAACAACGTACGATATACCTACATATATACTTCCTTTGTTCGATGTTCGAGTTTATTAGCCCCGCTTCCATTTTgggtcaaaatttgaccatagatatGATTTGCTAACAAATTATAAGTGGTATGTGTCACAAAACGTTATgctgttggattcatatttgaaagaAGGTTCTGATGGTCCCATTTTCACTGCATATAACTCATATTTTAttagtcaaatttatggtcaaactttgacccaaaatccGAAGGAGACTAATAAAccgggatggagggaatacatacGAGAGCAATATATACTTTTGATaaatgttgtcatgtgttttcATTATTCTCTTGGTTTAGGAAATTTTAATAAATGTTGGTCAAGTTTTGTCAAAATTCATGAAAAGGCTTCTGAATCTCTCCCTGAGATCATCATCTAACTCTACCAAAAACGAAGTTCAGTTAACAAGTTGATCACCATAAATATTTGGACTGTACTACGCAGGGCATGAAGCTGAAGAGGCACATCGACGCCACCCTCGGCAGCGGTAACCTGCGAGAGGTGGTACGCCTGCCTGTCGGAGAGGATCTCAACGAGTGGCTCGCTGTCAACAGTGAGTTCATTTTTGACACTTTCTTCTTTCTAATGATGAAACAGTCGTCGATGAGCTGAATCTTTCTACACCTAGTAGGTGTCTTAACTGTATTTCTATCCTCTTGATGCTttattttgagccaataaaattcacTCGTTATCGAGAAAAAAAGTAGGTGTCTTAACTTGTAGTACTAGTTTCTGATGACCTCCATCTCCAGCTGTCGACTTTTTCAACCAAGTGAACATCCTGTACGGCACCCTCATGGAGTTCTGCACGCCAGCTACTTGCCCCACCATGTCAGCCGGTCCAAAGTACATTCCTTCAAATCTTGGCACCTGCAGATGCAGCTAACGTATGTTATACTATTATATAGGCTGTGTCACACTCTGAACTTAATGAGAAAAAAAATCGTCTTCAAACAGGTATGGGTACAGGTGGGCCGATGGAGTCAAGATCAAGAGGCCAATTGAAGTGTCTGCGCCAAAGTATGTCGAGTACCTGATGGATTGGATCGAAGCCCAGCTCGACGAAGAATCCATCTTCCCTCAAAAGCTTGGTATAACTGATTATCATTTTAGTGTATTGATGGGAGTGCTAAAAATGTTTCAGAATTTCGGTCTAATCATGTATGTACTCTGCTGAAAAAACGGTGGTGCATGCCAACAGGAGCTCCCTTCCCTCCAAACTTCCGGGACGtcatcaagacgatcttcaagcgGCTGTTCAGGGTGTATGCGCACATATACCACTCGCATTTCCAGATGATTCTCAAGCTCCAGGAAGAAGCACATCTCAACACCTGCTTCAAGCACTTCATGCTCTTCACATGGGTAACTAAGTACCCTCCATAACTTCATGACACAAAGTTGCATTCGTCAGCAATTGCTGGAATAATAACTGTCTTGTGCCATATACTTTCGAGGGAATTGATAGAAGATAATAAGTGTCCTCTTGGCaaagaattactccctccgttcacaagaTGTTCTAGTTTTttgtgaatcggatgtatatagacacgctTTGGATTCATTtcagtctgtatgtagtccatattgaaatatccaaaacatctcaTATTTGTGAACCGAGGGAGTAGAAGAGAAGCCATACAGTACTCAAAAGTCAAAACCAAGTAAAGTAGCTGTAAATTAGAACCACATCATACACTAGTTTTGCAGCATGGATGATGCTAAGTTATGCATGGCAGTACttcttttttctcgaatacgcacgagtgtgcgtactaTATATTAAAGGGGGGGAAACAAGGGGGAAGAGCCCCTCCacgttggagttacaaatatgcgAAACTCCACCGAGACACACGCTAATCTACCTACTCGCGTTAGCCCACGCCGATAATGCATGGCAGTACTTCAGCAGTTCAGCTTTCCAGTATGGCTGCCTTTAGTACCAACCTTTCCTATTATGGAATGCAAAAGAAGGGAGTTTCCTTGTAGTCTGGTTCGATGATTCTAAATTATAATATCCAATCTTTTGATTCAGATTATTTAATTCTTTAGAAAGTTGTGATCAATCATTATGCACACAAAGGAATCCTGCCTATTCTTAAGAAGCACTGCACACCGCAAACATTAGCGGCTAGTTATGATGGTTTGCTGATTGCTCTATCGACTAGAATTTGTCAATTTATATTGCCTCCTCATGATTAGTATTATTATTATTTCAGCCGCATACCACTTTGCATCTCTTGAGTCTCAAACAAATTTGTCTCTAATCGAGTGCTTCATATGGTCCGATCATTACAATTACTTATTGTTGGCCTTATTTGTTTGGCAGGAATTTCAGTTAATCGATAGGGCAGAGCTAGCTCCTCTCAGGGAGCTGATCGAGCCCATATTAGTTGGACACTAGCCGAGAAGACAATTGTAGCTTTGTTTCAAGAACTGATGATGCAAAAGTGCAGAGACTTCATTTTTTGTTGCTTTTTAAGTTAGTTAGTTTCTCTAGCTTGTGCATGCACGCAATTGTGTTTCTGTTTTTGTGCGGATGTTAGACTTGGATATGGGCTACCTTCATCTACATTTTAGAGATAGGTTAGCTAGTGCTCGTGTATGTACTCAGACTCCCCCAAGTAGGTGTTGATTACATCATGGCAATTTGTTCATTTCGACAGACTGTCATTTGATCCGGGGAATTTCTCTTGGTTGGGTTATGCGCGATAGCCAAATTTATCGTTTCCTAAAAATTCTGAGAAAGAAAAGGGTTATCAGGGTGGCACCCCCGAAGCAGGAACATTGAAGCACTTTCAAGAATCATGGGATAATCCAATAACATTTCCTGTGTTTGGAAATGAAAAATTCATTGCAAACTCAATAAGTAAGCAATTGTTTTGTTGATGTAAGTTTTTTTAAACCCAAACCACCAAACTTTTTTGGTTTACAATGTTCTTCCGAGCAATTAGACACTGGGCAGCAGTACACATGTGTCCTCTACAACCTACATGGCAAAAGCCGTATTTTTGagtgtttgacaaaaaactaccagttTAGGGGTTcgcgtcccacagaactaccacttttGAAAACTACCAAAAAAACGTAATCacgtgactaaaaactaccaagtTGACTGAATGGTGGTTTTGACCGTTTTAACCGTGATTCTGACGTGAGTGGCCCACGTGCCAGGCTGACGGCCCGCCTAACGGCTAACGGCGCGCGCACGGGGCCGTTAGAGCTCGCACCTGGTCGGACCAGGTCATAACCTGGCCGACCGGGCCGCTCGTCCCCACcagctctctcactctcccccgagctCACTCCACTCCTCTCTGCTCTCCTCTGCTTCTGTTTCTTCTTCTCGCACTCCGGCAACGCCGCGAACATGTCGTCGTGGCCGAATAGCAACGAGACGTCGGACGACGATGACGAGTACATGAGCGAGTTCAACAGCATGCAGATGGAGTACTTTGTAAGTCAGCTCAGTCTATCCTCTCCCTCTTCTGTCTGTTctgttctagggttagggttagggtttgaagATATTTGAGATTTTTCCATTTAAGTTGATATATGTGAGTTGTTGTTGATATAGATATGCTTTTGCTGTTGCAGCAAACTCCTGACACTGTGATAGACCCTAGTTTCTGTGGGCTTGTGACTGAATCTGACAGAAGGTGCATCCTGCACAGGCAGAGGCCGGGCAAGTTCGTGGCATTTGAAGGCACTGACACTGGCAGGAGATTCATAGGATGTGCTACTGAGGTAATGGACCAAGTTGGTGTGGATTTGATTAGCTTGAATTTCTGCTATGTAGTGGAAACAGAGTGTTTAGTTGCTGTTTTTCTAAATTTTCCTTAAGTCTGAAAACATTGGTATGTCTGAATACTGTACTTGTAATAAGAGCACTGGAAACATATGAAACATATTGATGTATTGTATTTTTAGTATATAACTAACTAGCTCGTGTagctatttatattattattgtttaTGATTTTTTATTCTGAATTTACTTGTTAACTGTGGTGTTCACTGTAAATTTATATTGATTTTCAGGATGGTGTGAACTGTGGTGTTCTGGAGTGGGTAGATGCCCCCTGTCCTGTAATTCTGCAAAGGTGCTTAAGCAAGCTCTGGGATATGTATCATGAGCAGAACCTTGGTAGAGCCCAGGATAATGAGGCTCATGGGATAGAGGTTGCAAAACTGCAGAAGGAGCTTGACTCTCTGGCCAATCAGTATAGCCAGCTGGTGGATGATGTGTCCAAGTTATTTGATTATCAGGATGGAGTCAAATCTCATGACATGGACTGCACAAGCCAGGCAATCAATGAactgaaggagaagaagaagcaacttgagGAGCAGGCAAAGATTGAGCTTCAAATGGAGAAGCTTAAGCTCAAGAAAGAACAAAGGTGCATCCTTCAGAGTCAAGCTGATATAATGCAAAACACAAGGAAGGCCATGAAGGAGCTAGAGGTGGAGAAAGACCTCCTTAAAGAAGAGAAGAAGCTAGAGAATGTCATTGCTGAGCTCCTGAAGGTTGGTCATGGGTGCAAGGAAAAGCTGGACAAGATAAAGGAAGTTGTGATGGAGGAGTGAAGTGGAAGCTCTGGATGGTCAGTATATATGAGGCCTATATATATAATTGGCCTAGGAATGATCAGTCTGATGCAAATATGCCCTGATCTACCTATGAACTACCTTTGAACTACCTAAGAACTGTAATGGGTTCAGATCATTTTGGTTGGTGTGGGGGGTGCTGTTTGCCCTGATCTATACTGCCCAAATATTATCCTGATGCTGAGAATTGGTGCTAAGTTAAGTTAAGAACTAAATTATCTAAGTCTGATGCAGTTTATTTCTGTGTGTTGTATCATAAGTTCTTGCTGAGATCTGTTTACTTCAGAAATTGCTTCATCACAGGTTCAGACAAATTCAGAGAAGTTTGGAAGACATTTAGTCTCCCATAGATAGCATTTAGTCTTACATAGATAGCACATGGACACTGAAATTGTTCAAAGACACTTAAACTGACAGAACTGAATCTCACTGAGATTG encodes the following:
- the LOC123140886 gene encoding MOB kinase activator-like 1A isoform X1, whose product is MQSFFGRGSRNQRTFRPKKSAPAGNNGMKLKRHIDATLGSGNLREVVRLPVGEDLNEWLAVNTVDFFNQVNILYGTLMEFCTPATCPTMSAGPKYGYRWADGVKIKRPIEVSAPKYVEYLMDWIEAQLDEESIFPQKLGAPFPPNFRDVIKTIFKRLFRVYAHIYHSHFQMILKLQEEAHLNTCFKHFMLFTWEFQLIDRAELAPLRELIEPILVGH
- the LOC123140886 gene encoding MOB kinase activator-like 1A isoform X2, coding for MQLTYGYRWADGVKIKRPIEVSAPKYVEYLMDWIEAQLDEESIFPQKLGAPFPPNFRDVIKTIFKRLFRVYAHIYHSHFQMILKLQEEAHLNTCFKHFMLFTWEFQLIDRAELAPLRELIEPILVGH